The Rickettsiales bacterium DNA segment ACTGGAACAACTAAGCCTTGCTCAGTGCCAACTGCAACGCCGATGTCATAATGGTTTTTGTAAACAATTTCATCGCCATCAATTTCAGCATTTACTGCAGGAAGTTCTTTCAAAGCTTGAACGCAAGCCTTCGCAAATAGAGACATAAATCCAAGTTTAACGCCATGCGCTGCTGCAAATTGCTCATTATATTGAGAACGCATTTTCATAAGGTTCGTCATATCAACTTCATTGAAAGTTGTAAGCATCGCCGCAGTATTCTGAGATTCTTTAAGCCTTTTTGCGATAGTTTGACGAAGTTTTGTCATTTTAACTCTCTTCTCACGCTCAGAATTATTGCTTGCTACTTTCTGAGAAGATGAGGGTGCAGGAGGGTTTGCAATCGCATTAAGAACATCACCTTTAGTGATTCTGCCATCTTTGCCAGTGCCAGATATATTTGAAGCATCAACATTATTTTCAGATGCTATTTTACGAGCCGCAGGGCCAGATTTATCTAAATTGGTTGATGGTTGATGGTTGATGGTTGATGGCTTTGCAACAGGTGCAACAGATGCATTTTGATTAGCAGGGGCAGAAACCGCAGGGGCAGCACCAGCCTTAATAACACCAAGAATTTGATCAACAACTACGGTTGTTCCTTCGCCAGCTTTGATATCTTCCAAAACGCCATTATCTAGGGCATTAACTTCAAGAGTTACTTTATCAGTTTCTAGCTCAACGAGAAGTTCATCTTTTTTAACAGCATCGCCTTTCTTTTTATGCCATTTAGCAACTGTTGCTTCTGAGATTGATTCGCCTAGAGTTGGGGTTTTGATTTCAAGCATTTTAGCTCCATATTATAATTATTTCTAGAGTTGATTTATATCATTAAAGATTAATTATCAATAAAAAAACAGGAATATTTAGGCTATTGTTAAGTAAGTATAGATTTTATTAAATTATCTGTTGTTTTTCCTCTATAATGTCACCCTGCATTTATTGCGGGTTAATGGTTGAAAGCGTTTTTAGCTTTATGTTTTGAGCTTGTTTTATGTTTAACCCCGCAATAAATGCGGGGTGACAATTCGTGTTTAAGGAGCTTAAATCTATGATTACCTAAGAATGCTGACTCTAAATTACAAAGGTGTTATAAAAAATAAAAAAAAGCCCTACAATTTTATACTATAGGGCTTTGGGTAGGTGGTATTTTAGATTATAAACTATGAAATTTCAAAGCAACCGCCAAGTCCAAGTTGCGATAAAATATTGCCTACCGTATTAGCGTCAGGGCAAGCTAAATCTCCACAAACATCTCTAAATTCTCTAATAACTAGAACATTTCCAATTTCATTACCTTCAGAGTCTCTATTTCTAAGTTCAGAATCCCAGAAAGCTTGTTCAATTGTTCCCCCTGGAGTTCTAAGTTGTCCCCATAATTCTTGTCCAACAGGGGTGTCAATCCCTTCTTCATATCTTAAACTACATCCGCTTGAAACTCTGTTTGCTGGAGAAATATCCTCATTAAAATCAAATATATTTCCTGCTGTGAATTGAGAGTTTTCAGAAATATCTACAATGCCTGCACTCATTAATGAGCTTTCTTGAACATTTTCAAATTTTAGTGAGAGTGGAGTTGAAACTCCATCTGCTTTGAAAGCTACAGCTTTAATATTTAATGAATCTAAATTTGGATTATTATTAAAAGCATTAAGTAATTTTTCTACACCATTTGCAGTTAGGTTAAAAGAATTATTGCTAATTGTGAAATCGCTTCCTCTATTAAGATGTTCAACAGAAATTCCCTTACTGTTAGTAACTTTTAAAATTGAATCTATTAATAAACTATTTGCACCTTCAAGGTCAAATAATTTTCCACCACCTAGTAATGCTGAGACATTAAAAGATGAATTATCGGCATTAAATGCATCGCTAACATTCTCAACTGATACAACAGAAGATTTTACAATGTTTTCTAATGCATTTTCAATAGAAGGTGATTGAGAGTTATTAACTATATTCTGATTTGAGGCTAAATTAATCACTGGGCTATTATAATTTTGCTGACTACTATTGAAATTAGAGCTTAAACTCAAATTAGATAGAAGTGAGTTGAAATTTAATGAAGGTAAAGTTTGAAGTGTATTAGATGTGTCTTCTGATCTATTTTCTGATAAAGTATTATCAGATTTAACTGTAATTTCTTCTTTAGTAACGCTATCAACTGGCATCATTGCCAAACCGCTATTATTAGGCAAGTCCGTTATATTTTGTTCTAGAGTTTTGTCAGCCACATCAATAATTATAATTTCTTCTTGGCTAACTTCACTAGCTTCTAAAGTGATATCTCCACCAATATTTGATTCAACTAGGTTCACTATTTCTTGAGCAAGAGATAAATCGCTGATTTCTAAGTTCCTTTCAGTTGATACACTTTCCAAGGCTTGATTTGCTGAAATGCTATTATCTTGACTTAATATTTCTTCAGGCTGAGCTTCAAATGATGAATCCATAACAAAGCCAACATCAACTGGTAAGCCTAAATCCTCTTCTTGATTTACTGGTGCTTCCTCAACAGGAGTTTCAACTAAACCTAAAGCAATTTTTGCTTCATCTGATGAATTAAATCCTGTTATTTGCTGAACTACTTCTGAGCCATGATAAATTTCTATTTCATTAACTATATTCATTAAAACCATTTTTGCACTTGGGCTTGTTTCGTAATTACTAGCACCATTTTTACTTAAATATTCTTGTAGATCTGTATATGCAGGAATTTTAGCTTGTGTAATTAAGTTAGGGATAGATGAGCCGTTTCCAATTAAGCCTATTTTTGGAACAAATACTAAGCCATCTCTAGCTGCCATATTTATTACATAGCTTGGAAGATTCTCATTTTCTGATTGTGAATATATTTCATTAATTAAGTTTGCTTCATCAATTTTATTTGGAGACTTTAAGGCGTTAACTAATTTTACATAATATTCTGTATCAGCAGGGTTTGAAGCACTGTATTCAATTATTACCTTTTTTCCATTAATTACATGCTCTCTTGGATTAGCTCCACCATTAGATGCATTCTTAAAGCTGTTTAAGAAGCCATTTTCTTGCCAGCTATAACCCATATCTTCAAGTTGCCTCCACATACTACAAGAGTGAAGTTCACCCACTTCAGAAGTTATAGTAAACTTTGATGATCTTGAGTTAGGAATTGTATCTTGTATTTCTGTTTCAAAGCTAATTGAGCCTCCGCCTAACATAGTAGCCATGCTTATTGCACTAACTGCAGAAGCCTTTGGTATAAAAGATAATGTGTTTCTATCAGGGCTTAACTGAATTATGAAATCATTTTGATTAAGCTCCATGGTGTCATCAGTGTTATGAAGATCAATTTTAACTTTAAGGCTTAATAAATTAATAAAGTCAATATCATGCCCTGCTGTTGTATCTGGTGTTCCATCAGGAAGTTCAAAGTTATGCTCTGGTTTAACATTTATAACTACAATTGGTGTAACTCCCTCTTTTATTCTAGAGGTTTTATTTAAAAAATTTGTTGTTACATCATAATATTCATTAAAACTAATGTTAGAGTCTATAACAGATGCATTATCTGGAAAATATTTTTCCATAGCGATTGCAAGCTTCTCATAAGAATCCAAATACTTTTCGTTAGTATTACTTGATTTCCAAGGTATATTTTTCATAAACTCCCCTAAGTTTGTTTCTTCTTAAAAAGTTAATTATTTGTTAATATATAATAAAATTACCTCAATTGCAACAAAATTAATAAAATTTTAAGTATATTTTAATCAAAGCCTATTTAGAAGAAAATTATAATTTGATTAGTTGAAAACTATCTTCTATAAACCTTCCAAATAAAAATAACTAAGTATTTGATTTATGTATTATATTCAATCTTTAGGGGCTTTAACTTTGAGTGGTTTAGAGGGGTTGGGGCGAACCTTCATATTTTTCTTTCAAGCCGTTTCTGCAGCGGTTACGCCTAAATTTTACCCTAAGCAAATTTTTAAGCAGATGATGGATATCGGCTTTTACTCTCTGCCAGTTGTAGGTATGACGGCAATTTTCACAGGTGCAGTGCTTGCATTGCAGAGTTATAGCGGTTTTTCAAGGTTTAATGCGGAAAGCTCTATTGCAACTGTGGTTGTTTTATCAATCACTCGTGAATTAGGCCCCGTGCTTGCAGGGCTTATGGTTGCTGGCAGAGTTGGGGCTTCAATTGCGGCAGAAATCGGCACTATGCGTGTTACTGAACAGATTGATGCACTTTCAACGCTTTCAACAAATCCACTGAAATATTTGATCGCACCACGCTTAATTGCAGGGCTTTTAACGCTTCCAATCTTAGTTTTGATTGCTGATATAATTGGTGTGATGGGTGGTTATTTAGTTGCAGTAAATAAGCTAGGTTTTAATTCATCATCATATCTTAAAAGCACTTTGGAATATCTTGAATTCAAAGATGTTTTTTCAGGTTTAGTAAAAGCAAGTATTTTTGGCTTTATAGTTGCCTTAATGGGCTGTTATCATGGCTTCCATTCTGGCAGGGGTGCGCAGGGTGTTGGCAAAGCAACAACTTCCGCGGTGGTTTCCGCATCAGTTTTAATCTTAATTGCTAATTACATAATTACTGAAGTTTTCTTTAGTGATTAATCCGGTTTTATGGATTTGGGTTTAGGGCTTAGTTTTTTCTATTATCTAATCTCCAACCTCTAATCCCTAACCACTAACTCCCAAAACAATGCTCGCAAAATCTTTCTTCACAGTTTCATTTATGACTTTGCTTTCAAGGCTAAGTGGCTTTGTGAGAGAAATTTTAGTTGCAAAATATCTTGGCACTTCCTCACTTTCCGAGGCTTTTTTTGTCGCCTTAAAACTGCCTAATTTTTTTAGAAGATTATTCGCAGAAGGTGCATTTAATGCTGCTTTTATTCCAAGTTTTTCACAAATATTAGAGAAAGAGGGCAAAGAAAAAGCTGAAGAATTTTCAAGAAATATTATAGGCTTAATGCTTGTTGCATTAAGTATTTTTACGATAATCTTTCTAATTTTTATGCCAGCGGTGATTTTCGTTATTGCCCCCGGTTTTACTGGCAAAGGCGAGATTTACAATCTTACAATTGAACTCACAAGAATTACATTTCCTTACCTCTTGTTAATCTCGCTCGCAACTGCTTTTGCAGGGGTTTTACAAAGTAATAATAAATTCTGGGCAGGTGGCTTTATGCCGGTTTATTTTAATTTATCTATAATATTTTTTCTTTTAGCACTGCCAAATTTTTTTGAAACTATTGCACATTCCATTGCTTGGGGGGTTTTTGCTTCTGGAATAATTCAGCTTATTTGGATGGGTTATTTTATGAAGAAAAATAATTATTCTTTTAAGCCTCTATTCAAAAATTATTTTGTGGATAATAAAATTATTTTCTTTCTTAAAAAATTTGCACCGGGGGCTATGGGTGCGGGTATTTTTCAAATAAATTTGATGGTTGATATTATAATTGCGAGTTTTTTTACGGGTGCAATCGCATTCCTAAATTACGCTGATAGGATTAACCAACTTCCACTTTCTCTTATAGGAACTGCAATGGGAACAGCCTTACTCCCTGAGCTTTCCAGAAGGATTTCAAACGGAGATGATATATCTGCAAAGCAGGGTTTTAACAAAGCTTTGATGATGGTAATTCTGCTCTCAATGCCAGCTTGCTTATGTTTAATAGCAATGCCTTCAACGATTATGGGAACATTATTTGAGCGTGGTGCGTTCACCGCCTCTGATACAAAGGCTTCTGCTTATGCTTTAGTTGCCTTTGCAGTTGGTCTTCCAGCTTTTACAATGAATAAAGTTTTTTCTGCAAGTTTTTTTGCTTTGAAAGATACAAAAACCCCAGTAATTGGTGCAACAATTTCATTATTTATAAATATTTTCTTTAATTTAATTCTAGCTTTTGGATTTAATAAAATAGGCTTTATGCCACATGTTGGAATGGCACTTGCAACCTCAATATCAGGCTGGTTTAACCTTGTTTTTTTATATATTAAACTCAAACAAAAAAAATCTAGCATCAGTATTGATGAATCGCTTATTTCTTCAACGATAAAAATCTTTTTACTCTCATTTTTAGTAGCAGTAATTTGCTATATTTTATCCTCAATTTTAGGCTATGGCTTTAGAAAATTATTTTTTATAATTTCTCTGGTTTTATCCATTTATTTTGGTTCTGCTATATGGTTAAAAATAATTTCTCTAGCAGAGGTAAAAGCATTTTTTAAGAAAGCGAAATGAATATAAATAAAAAATATATTTCCTCCTCTAGTAGGAGAAAAGCGAGATCAATTTCACCAGAGAAAATGCGTTTAATGGTGGAGTATTTTCCTGAGATTGCCATAAAAAGCCCAAATTCTATGCTTGGCTTGGAAATTTCTGAGGTGCTTGTTAAATCTCACGAATATAAAAATATTTGCCTTGAAATTGGTTTTGGCGATGGTGAGCATCTAATTAATCAAGCGGAAAATAATCCAGAGAATTTATATTTTGCGTCAGAGCTATTTTATAATTCAATCTGCTCAACAACTCTAAAAATATATAATAAAAAATTAAAAAATATTAGAATTTTTGATGGTGATACAAGATATTTTCTTGAATCTTTAGCTTTTTTACGCAGTGAAATTTTGTCAAAAATTTATGTTTTATTTCCTGATCCTTGGCCAAAAGAAAAGCATTCTAAGCGTCGTCTAATTAATAAAGTTACCCTAGATTTATTAAATAAAACCCTTAAAAAAGATGGTGAAGTAATTATCGCTAGCGATAAGGAAGTTTATATTAATTGGTGTTTAGAAATTTTCAAAAATGATGAAAGATTTATTTTATCAAATGAGCTAGAAACCCAAAAACCCCATACAGGCTATATCACAACAAAATATCATTCAAAAGCCATTGAGGAAGGTAGAGAAGCAAGATTTTTGTTTTATAAAAAGAAGAGAGATTAACTCGCAACTTTGACTCTTAGCCACAATTGTCACCCCGCTTTCAATTCGGGCTGACGATATATTTGTTTTAATTCTCAAAATCTATTTTTAGTGAGCACTAGAATTAACCAAGCTAACACCGTAAGGTTTGATTAGGTTAGAGATTTTGGATTTTATTTCCTCAAGATTTTCTTCAGAAGTTGCTTCCGCTCTTATAGAAATTGCATTCTGCGTATTTGATGAACGAAGCAACCACCAGCCATTAAGCTCGGTTTCTTTAATTCTCACGCCGTCAATTTCGTTGATTTCTTGTGGTGATTTTTCAGCGAGCATTTTCTCTTTTATATCTGCAACAATTTTTATTTTCGCTTCTTCGCTTACAGAAATTCTATATTCTTCCGTGCTGAAAGAATTTGGCAATTTATCATAAGCATCAGAGGCTTTAAGCTTATTTTTAGCAAAGTAATCAATCAGCCTAGTTGCTGCGTAAATTGCATCATCATAACCATAATTTTTATCAGCAAAAAAGATATGGCCACTCATTTCACCTGCAAGTAAAGCACCAGTTTCTGCTAATTTTTGTTTTATGAATGAATGACCAGTTTTCCACATAACTGGCTTACCACCAAGCTCCACAACTTTATCAAAAAAAGTTTGGCTCGCTTTTACATCTGCAATTATCGTTGCGTTTTTATTTTCTGAAATAATATCATCAGCAAAAAAAGTAAGGAGTTTATCCCCCCAAATTATTCTGCCTTTGCCATCAACCGCACCAATTCTATCGCCATCACCATCAAATGCGATGCCGAAATCGCAATTATTTTCCCTAACCAAATCTATTAATTGCACTAGATTTTCCGCAACTGTTGGGTCAGGGTGATGTGCTGGAAAATTCCCATCAATTTTTTCATTTATAAGAAAATGCTTCGCGGGAATTTTTTTTACTAACTTTGAAACAATCTCGCCAGCCGCACCATTCCCAGAATCCCAAGCGATACGCATATTTTTTAGAAAATCAGAATTTATTTGCGTTATAGAATTTAGCAATTGATTAAGATATTCCTCACGAACATCAATTTCTTCAATACTTCCAGAGCCATTTTCATAATCTGCATTTTTGCAAATAACACCAATTTCTTGAATTTCCTCACCAAAAAGGGGGGCTTTATTATACATCATCTTAAAACCATTATGATTCTTAGGGTTATGTGAGCCTGTAATCATAATCCCTGCATCAAGATTATATTTCTTAACTGAAAAATATAGCATAGGACTTGCACCAAGCGTAATTGCTACAATTTTTGCACCGCTTTCTAAAATTCCCTCGATAAGATTTTTTCTAATTTCAGGTGAACTTAACCTGCCATCAAAACCTACTGCAATAGAAGGTTTTTTATTTTTTGTTTTTCTAATAACTTTAGTTGCGAATGCTTTTCCGATATAAAACGCATCTTCAATTTGAAGCTGAGAGCCAACTTCCCCCCTAATATCGTAAGCACGGAGCGTTACTGGATTTATAATTCTATTTTGATTTTCTTTTTTAATAGTTTCAGCTTTCATAGTTCCTTGGAAAAATTTTTTAAGAACCCTAAATAAATTTTCAAAATAATCAACCCTAACCCCCCTTCCCTACTCAAAATAAATATTCCAGAATGATATAAGCACTTCATTCCCGCGAAAGCGGGAATCTATAAAATAATGGATACCCGCTTTCGCGGGTATGAATTGTGAATTCAAAATAACGACAAAAAGATTAAATACCAATGCTTCAACTATTACAAAATTTTAGAAAAAATGACTTTAGTAAATTCCTTAAAAAGAGTTTTTATAGCCTCAACCCCTCTGCAAAATTTTTGAATAATTGGCATATTGATTTAATCTGTGATTATCTAAAAGCATGTGAATCCGGTGGAATAAAAAGGCTTATAATAAATATTCCGCCAAGATATATGAAATCAATAATCGTAAATGTTGCTTGGCCTGCTTGGCTTCTTGCGAATAATCCTACTAAAAGAATAATTTCTGCAAGTTACTCAAGTAATATTGCAGAAAAGCACTCGCTAGATTGTCGCAATATAATTTCTCAGGATTGGTTCAGGAAAAAATTTCCAGATACAATTTTAAGTAAAGAGCAAAACCAAAAAGAAAAATTTATGACCACCGAAAGGGGCTTTAGAATGGCAACTTCAATTGGTGGTTCAATTACTGGTGAGGGCGGAAATTTTCTTATTATTGATGACCCTAATAATCCAGCACTAATTGGCAGTAAGACATATCGCCTAAAAGTTCTTAATTGGTATGAGCAAGTTTTCTCCTCGCGTTTGGATAACAGAAATGAAGGCGTGATAATTATCATAATGCAAAGGCTTCATAAAGAAGATTTAACTGGCTTGCTACTTGAGAAAAACCCCAATTCTTGGGAAGTTCTAAAAATCCCTGCAATTATAGATGAATCTGCAAGAAAATATTTTTCTAATGCAATTATTAAGCCAAGAATTTTTGATGATAAAAATATTTTTAGGAAAATTTTTAACTTAAAACTTAATCGTAAAATTAGCAAGGGTGAGAGTTTTGCTTTGCACGCTAAACATCAATCTATCAATGATTTAGAGGCTACAAAAAAAGAAATGGGGGGCTTTGCATTTTCTGCTCAATATCTACAAAACCCTATAAATTCTGAAGATTCTATGGTTAGGCAAAATTGGCTCAGATATTATAATACAAACGAAGAAAATAAAATATTTACAAAAATCACGCAGAGTTGGGATACTGCAATTAAAACTGGTAAAAATAATGATTTTTCCGCCTGCACCACTTGGGGTGAATTTGAAAATAATTTTTATTTACTTGATATTTTTAGAGATAAATTGGATTTTCCAGACCTCAAAAAAGCCGTTATAAATCTCGCGAATAAATGGCGAGCAGAAAAAATTTTGATTGAAGATAAATCTAGCGGGCAAAGCCTTATTCAAGAGGTTTTGCGAGAAACAAAACTTCCAATAATTCCAATTAAAGTTCGGCAAGATAAGATTTCCAGATTTGCAAAAATCACGCCTTTATTTGAAGCTGGAAAAATTTTCCTGCCGAAAAACCACTCAAAAATTCAAGATTATGAAATTGAAATAACTACATTTCCAAATTCTTCCAATGACGATTTAATTGACTCCACCAGCCAATATCTCAACCATCAAAGGGATTATAAAGAATTTAATTTGCGGAGGATTTGATGGATTAATTATTTTACGCCTCTCCCGAAGGGAGAGGGCTGGGTGATTAATTTAACTAACTTTAATTCTTACTAGGTGAATTTTGAGTGGGCAAAGCTTCAGAATTATAAACAGGCCAATATATTCCTTCATATTTTTTAACCTCTTCTAGCTTGCTGGAAAAACCTGCACCATACATTGCCAGTTCATCTGGGTTGAGATATACAATTTTTGTTTTATTTCCTTCCTCAAAAAAATAAGCGGTTTTGCCATCTTTTTCTAGCGGGATTTCAACATAATCTTTTGCAGAAAATTTAGGGAATTTTTCTTTAATTTCCTTTGACATATAATCTCTAAACTCTGCAAATATTTGGTTTCTTTGCTCTTCAGTTGTTGCAGGCGTTAGCTTTCCTAATAAGAAGTTTGAGCCATCTTTTATTAAATTTTCTTGAAATTCTAGCATTCTTTTATAGGCATCTTCTGTCATTGAATATCTATTATTTTCAGCATCAAGCCCTGCGGATTTTGCTTGCTCAACATTAGCAACTACAATTTGATTCATTATCTCGCTCTTAAATTCCTCACCCATATTGGCAACGGCATCACCTTGTTTTTTGCCAACAAACAACCCAACTATTGCCCCTATTGCCTTGAATATTAGTAGGAATAAATTCATCACCGGTGTGCCATTTGGTTGCGTGATAAAATCCAATGCACCCTTTGCAAAATCCGCCTTATCCACCCCTGAGAATATTCCATTATCATCACCTGATTTAGAAAAACTTGGAGTATAATTTTCATCAAACTTAGGCTCAGAAGGCGTTACAGGCGGTGTTGGAGTGGAAGTAGTATTAACAACAGGTGATTCTGACTGAGCAAGAGGAACAAGAGGCCCTTTGCTAGCACCCAAATTTTTTGTGTAATATTCAGCCATTGCATTGGCCATACTAGCAAAAATCTGGCTTTGCCATTCTGGATTTAACATATTGGCTAAATCCTCAGCGTTTTGCATATTACCCATTTCAAGCAATACTGAGGGGATACTATAAATAGCTGTCTTTTTACCAGCTTTATCAATTTTTGCTACAGGTGCATCTCTCTCATCTTCTTTTTTTATAAACTTTGGTGTTTTTGAGCAAGAAGTAGAAATATCACAAGCTAAATCCCTAGAAAAATTAACTTTCTTTCTATTCACTAATATCTCCGGCTCTTTATCGTCATAATAAGTTATTATGCCCATCTGAGATTTTGAATCGTTACTATCAGCGTGCATTGAGATATACATTACTGCGTCATTATCCTTTGCAACTTGATAGCGTGATGGGAAATTTTCTCCCGGACCAACATTTTCTCTGGTGCGAACATCAGAAGTTAGAACAACAAAAAAGCCTTTTTTCTCTAACTCCCCCTTTAGAATTTCTGCATTAGCTTGGTTTATTTGAAATTCAGAAGTTGCACCAACTATAGCACCTGTGTCATTTTCAGAGCCTGTCCAGCCATGACCGACATCAATCACTACAACTGGAAGATTATCAGGGTTTTCAACCTTAAATTTACCCTTATTTGCATTTGCAGGAGCAGCTGGAGGTTTTGTTTTATTGGCTGGTTTTTGTGCATTTGATTGGACTTCTTCTTTCTTGGGAAATTGATATCCAGCTTGAGTTAAATTTTGCTCAGTA contains these protein-coding regions:
- the murJ gene encoding murein biosynthesis integral membrane protein MurJ, whose product is MLAKSFFTVSFMTLLSRLSGFVREILVAKYLGTSSLSEAFFVALKLPNFFRRLFAEGAFNAAFIPSFSQILEKEGKEKAEEFSRNIIGLMLVALSIFTIIFLIFMPAVIFVIAPGFTGKGEIYNLTIELTRITFPYLLLISLATAFAGVLQSNNKFWAGGFMPVYFNLSIIFFLLALPNFFETIAHSIAWGVFASGIIQLIWMGYFMKKNNYSFKPLFKNYFVDNKIIFFLKKFAPGAMGAGIFQINLMVDIIIASFFTGAIAFLNYADRINQLPLSLIGTAMGTALLPELSRRISNGDDISAKQGFNKALMMVILLSMPACLCLIAMPSTIMGTLFERGAFTASDTKASAYALVAFAVGLPAFTMNKVFSASFFALKDTKTPVIGATISLFINIFFNLILAFGFNKIGFMPHVGMALATSISGWFNLVFLYIKLKQKKSSISIDESLISSTIKIFLLSFLVAVICYILSSILGYGFRKLFFIISLVLSIYFGSAIWLKIISLAEVKAFFKKAK
- the terL gene encoding phage terminase large subunit, which translates into the protein MLQLLQNFRKNDFSKFLKKSFYSLNPSAKFLNNWHIDLICDYLKACESGGIKRLIINIPPRYMKSIIVNVAWPAWLLANNPTKRIISASYSSNIAEKHSLDCRNIISQDWFRKKFPDTILSKEQNQKEKFMTTERGFRMATSIGGSITGEGGNFLIIDDPNNPALIGSKTYRLKVLNWYEQVFSSRLDNRNEGVIIIIMQRLHKEDLTGLLLEKNPNSWEVLKIPAIIDESARKYFSNAIIKPRIFDDKNIFRKIFNLKLNRKISKGESFALHAKHQSINDLEATKKEMGGFAFSAQYLQNPINSEDSMVRQNWLRYYNTNEENKIFTKITQSWDTAIKTGKNNDFSACTTWGEFENNFYLLDIFRDKLDFPDLKKAVINLANKWRAEKILIEDKSSGQSLIQEVLRETKLPIIPIKVRQDKISRFAKITPLFEAGKIFLPKNHSKIQDYEIEITTFPNSSNDDLIDSTSQYLNHQRDYKEFNLRRI
- a CDS encoding N-acetylmuramoyl-L-alanine amidase gives rise to the protein MPNFPLNKSEILLNKQQAEYLLWNTLLGANGIVPKNLEADINLYVQTDLTASWLASNKDKQKAYQSGFEAFQQAYNNYISQYGDGTKSLAEIENYIKSIGSNPIKFLGDNGASQETIDAYRKIQANSSLVRAFQNYNVTEQNLTQAGYQFPKKEEVQSNAQKPANKTKPPAAPANANKGKFKVENPDNLPVVVIDVGHGWTGSENDTGAIVGATSEFQINQANAEILKGELEKKGFFVVLTSDVRTRENVGPGENFPSRYQVAKDNDAVMYISMHADSNDSKSQMGIITYYDDKEPEILVNRKKVNFSRDLACDISTSCSKTPKFIKKEDERDAPVAKIDKAGKKTAIYSIPSVLLEMGNMQNAEDLANMLNPEWQSQIFASMANAMAEYYTKNLGASKGPLVPLAQSESPVVNTTSTPTPPVTPSEPKFDENYTPSFSKSGDDNGIFSGVDKADFAKGALDFITQPNGTPVMNLFLLIFKAIGAIVGLFVGKKQGDAVANMGEEFKSEIMNQIVVANVEQAKSAGLDAENNRYSMTEDAYKRMLEFQENLIKDGSNFLLGKLTPATTEEQRNQIFAEFRDYMSKEIKEKFPKFSAKDYVEIPLEKDGKTAYFFEEGNKTKIVYLNPDELAMYGAGFSSKLEEVKKYEGIYWPVYNSEALPTQNSPSKN
- a CDS encoding phosphomannomutase/phosphoglucomutase: MKAETIKKENQNRIINPVTLRAYDIRGEVGSQLQIEDAFYIGKAFATKVIRKTKNKKPSIAVGFDGRLSSPEIRKNLIEGILESGAKIVAITLGASPMLYFSVKKYNLDAGIMITGSHNPKNHNGFKMMYNKAPLFGEEIQEIGVICKNADYENGSGSIEEIDVREEYLNQLLNSITQINSDFLKNMRIAWDSGNGAAGEIVSKLVKKIPAKHFLINEKIDGNFPAHHPDPTVAENLVQLIDLVRENNCDFGIAFDGDGDRIGAVDGKGRIIWGDKLLTFFADDIISENKNATIIADVKASQTFFDKVVELGGKPVMWKTGHSFIKQKLAETGALLAGEMSGHIFFADKNYGYDDAIYAATRLIDYFAKNKLKASDAYDKLPNSFSTEEYRISVSEEAKIKIVADIKEKMLAEKSPQEINEIDGVRIKETELNGWWLLRSSNTQNAISIRAEATSEENLEEIKSKISNLIKPYGVSLVNSSAH
- the trmB gene encoding tRNA (guanosine(46)-N7)-methyltransferase TrmB; translated protein: MNINKKYISSSSRRKARSISPEKMRLMVEYFPEIAIKSPNSMLGLEISEVLVKSHEYKNICLEIGFGDGEHLINQAENNPENLYFASELFYNSICSTTLKIYNKKLKNIRIFDGDTRYFLESLAFLRSEILSKIYVLFPDPWPKEKHSKRRLINKVTLDLLNKTLKKDGEVIIASDKEVYINWCLEIFKNDERFILSNELETQKPHTGYITTKYHSKAIEEGREARFLFYKKKRD
- a CDS encoding ABC transporter permease is translated as MYYIQSLGALTLSGLEGLGRTFIFFFQAVSAAVTPKFYPKQIFKQMMDIGFYSLPVVGMTAIFTGAVLALQSYSGFSRFNAESSIATVVVLSITRELGPVLAGLMVAGRVGASIAAEIGTMRVTEQIDALSTLSTNPLKYLIAPRLIAGLLTLPILVLIADIIGVMGGYLVAVNKLGFNSSSYLKSTLEYLEFKDVFSGLVKASIFGFIVALMGCYHGFHSGRGAQGVGKATTSAVVSASVLILIANYIITEVFFSD
- the odhB gene encoding 2-oxoglutarate dehydrogenase complex dihydrolipoyllysine-residue succinyltransferase; its protein translation is MLEIKTPTLGESISEATVAKWHKKKGDAVKKDELLVELETDKVTLEVNALDNGVLEDIKAGEGTTVVVDQILGVIKAGAAPAVSAPANQNASVAPVAKPSTINHQPSTNLDKSGPAARKIASENNVDASNISGTGKDGRITKGDVLNAIANPPAPSSSQKVASNNSEREKRVKMTKLRQTIAKRLKESQNTAAMLTTFNEVDMTNLMKMRSQYNEQFAAAHGVKLGFMSLFAKACVQALKELPAVNAEIDGDEIVYKNHYDIGVAVGTEQGLVVPVVRDCDKINFADIEKEIARLAKMAREGKLSMAELTGGTFTITNGGIYGSMLSTPIINPPQSGILGLHNITKRPVVMADGSIQARDMMYIALSYDHRIIDGREAVTFLVRVKQLIEDPQRLLFGI